Proteins encoded together in one Amphritea japonica ATCC BAA-1530 window:
- a CDS encoding sensor histidine kinase, giving the protein MNLTLPSLERRIRRGLILLVVPAFILLLFILHNVMHRITSEYIGSRLGHDVENIITAIEWSDDRWQINENRVSEIYKRVRTGHYYVISWDGGELRSRSLWDAKPEVTLLSPGEATQFRVPGIGDEHWLVWQQGVRKQGRDITIWVAEDISTFVARQNEYEYYLLTILVALTLLILLLQRRILQWGFGTLKPLQNALLRGKVSGAVNLPEGIPQEVKPLADAIERLVDHSGKQLSRSRMATGNLAHELKLPLQHLQMLSEAAESSDNRESLRQIYSQLQRRIESELRRARISGSPAPGELFNPREELPYLVQLLNQKRGDGEIELTQQLPDDAIPFDRDDMLELLGNLLDNAWRYARSRVLLSIRENRGSWTMIVSDDGPGIPVDQMNNMIWRGTRADEQGENNHGLGLSICNSVVSSYNGRMSLNAGRLGGLQVIIDLPQSVSETFEEGRNDAA; this is encoded by the coding sequence ATGAATCTGACGTTGCCTTCACTGGAGCGACGTATTCGACGTGGCTTAATCCTGTTGGTGGTGCCTGCGTTTATTCTACTGCTTTTTATTCTTCACAATGTCATGCATCGGATTACCAGTGAGTATATTGGTTCTCGTTTGGGACATGATGTCGAAAATATCATTACGGCAATTGAGTGGTCTGATGATCGTTGGCAGATTAATGAAAATCGTGTATCAGAGATTTATAAGCGGGTCCGGACGGGCCACTATTATGTTATTAGCTGGGACGGTGGAGAACTCCGCTCACGAAGTCTCTGGGATGCTAAACCCGAGGTGACCTTGCTTTCACCAGGCGAAGCGACTCAATTCAGAGTGCCGGGTATAGGTGATGAGCATTGGTTAGTCTGGCAACAAGGTGTCCGTAAACAGGGGCGAGATATTACTATCTGGGTCGCTGAAGATATTAGTACGTTTGTTGCCCGACAGAATGAATATGAGTACTACCTGTTGACTATTTTAGTGGCTCTAACACTGCTTATTCTGTTGCTGCAACGGCGTATTTTACAGTGGGGATTCGGTACTCTTAAACCGCTACAGAATGCTTTGTTGAGAGGTAAAGTCAGTGGCGCGGTCAATCTGCCTGAAGGTATCCCCCAAGAGGTAAAGCCACTGGCTGATGCTATTGAGCGGTTGGTTGATCATTCAGGTAAACAACTGAGCCGGTCAAGAATGGCAACCGGTAATTTGGCTCATGAGCTGAAATTGCCACTGCAACACCTACAGATGTTATCTGAAGCGGCTGAGTCTTCAGATAACCGCGAAAGTCTGCGGCAGATTTATAGTCAGCTTCAACGGCGCATTGAAAGTGAATTACGGCGCGCCCGGATTTCAGGCTCTCCTGCACCGGGTGAATTATTTAATCCCCGGGAAGAGTTGCCCTATCTGGTTCAGTTATTAAATCAAAAGCGTGGTGACGGTGAAATTGAGCTGACCCAACAATTACCGGATGATGCTATTCCATTTGATCGTGACGATATGTTGGAGCTGTTGGGTAATCTGCTCGATAACGCCTGGCGGTATGCCCGTTCAAGAGTGTTACTGAGTATCAGAGAGAATAGGGGAAGCTGGACTATGATCGTCAGCGATGATGGTCCCGGTATTCCGGTCGATCAGATGAATAATATGATCTGGAGAGGTACCCGGGCAGACGAGCAGGGTGAGAATAATCATGGTTTAGGTTTGTCGATCTGTAATTCAGTGGTCAGTAGTTACAACGGTCGAATGAGTCTCAATGCGGGTAGATTAGGCGGTTTGCAGGTGATTATTGATCTACCTCAGTCGGTTAGTGAAACTTTTGAAGAGGGGAGAAATGATGCGGCATAA
- a CDS encoding response regulator transcription factor, with the protein MRILIVEDDVKLVDQLRSQLQNAGYVAEVCYDGMSGSIWIREGVFDAIILDLGLPEKPGLDVLREMRAEQNTTPVLILTARDSWQERVDGLKAGADDYLGKPFFMEELVARLEALIRRRHGKVTQQLEYAGICLDLDTHIARSPEGVEFQLTGIEFRLLRYLLMNPGRLVSKSVLSEHVYEEELVRDSNVIEVYINRLRQRFGKQFIKTRRGQGYCLQAEGCES; encoded by the coding sequence ATGCGGATTCTGATAGTAGAGGATGATGTCAAATTAGTAGATCAGTTACGTAGTCAGCTGCAGAATGCGGGTTACGTAGCTGAAGTTTGCTATGACGGTATGAGCGGCTCTATATGGATTCGAGAGGGCGTTTTCGACGCTATCATTCTGGACTTAGGGCTGCCAGAAAAACCAGGTCTTGACGTACTTCGGGAGATGCGGGCAGAGCAGAATACGACTCCGGTGCTGATTCTTACTGCCCGTGATAGTTGGCAGGAACGGGTTGATGGACTAAAAGCGGGTGCCGATGATTATTTGGGGAAACCCTTTTTTATGGAAGAGCTTGTTGCTCGATTAGAAGCGCTTATTCGTCGGCGCCATGGCAAGGTCACCCAACAATTAGAGTACGCAGGAATCTGTTTAGATCTTGATACGCATATTGCTCGTAGCCCTGAAGGTGTTGAATTCCAGTTAACCGGTATTGAATTCAGGTTACTGCGATATTTGTTGATGAATCCAGGTCGATTGGTGAGTAAGTCGGTATTGTCAGAGCATGTTTATGAAGAGGAGTTGGTGCGGGATAGTAATGTGATTGAGGTCTATATCAACCGCTTGCGACAACGGTTTGGTAAGCAGTTTATCAAAACACGGAGAGGACAGGGTTACTGTCTGCAAGCAGAGGGTTGTGAGTCATGA
- a CDS encoding PepSY domain-containing protein: MPYLVKTLLLSLVCFAVGANADPQDKVDPDSAAELVDKGLIVSLDQLLAQHSVLTRNRMLDLELEQSDGEFTYEIEVLHADGHVSEYEFDAVTGELLQEVFGE; encoded by the coding sequence ATGCCCTATTTAGTTAAAACATTACTTCTGTCGCTGGTGTGCTTCGCTGTCGGTGCGAATGCTGACCCGCAGGATAAAGTTGATCCTGATAGCGCTGCTGAATTGGTTGATAAAGGGTTGATTGTATCGCTGGATCAACTATTGGCGCAGCACTCTGTGCTGACACGCAACCGAATGCTTGATTTAGAACTTGAGCAGAGTGATGGAGAATTTACTTACGAGATAGAAGTACTTCATGCTGATGGGCATGTCAGTGAATATGAATTTGATGCAGTGACCGGTGAGTTGCTACAAGAAGTATTCGGAGAATAG
- a CDS encoding putative bifunctional diguanylate cyclase/phosphodiesterase: MSVVSDVVPVTCRVLVVDDDLTARLLATQSLQQEGFEVLLADNGVSALRIFQEAQPDIVLMDVEMPELNGFDVCRQLRSLPCGKLVPILMATGQDDVDSVREAYAAGATDFVTKPFNWKILGHRLSYMIRASNMTEQLRQLQVSEARLGNAQRIARLGNWEWHVSSGEVYWSDQFYHLLGVQRGRATPGFRSFLRCVPANERCQIRHWLKEQLNCHYSGFMAGINHSISIPGRDLMNMQHQIEVFCDDKGKPTLIAGTMLDVSELKQAQDQILKLARFDSLTGLANRSVFSERVKLAIDMADRKGFLGAVLFLDLDNFKRINDTFGHGMGDLLLQEVARRISQSVSSNDKNCPLVARFGGDEFTVLLPEIDQISDAEVVARRILESIGLVIDLAGHEVVVTPSIGIAIFPHHGEDVDSLMKNVDAAMYFVKHAGKNGYELFVKSMNVVAKRRLELESHLRHAIELNELSLNYQPQVEVTSGRIIGVEALLRWNSQELGFVSPVEFIPVAEETGLISPIGEWVLREACQQARVWQEQGLPRIRVAVNLSVRQFAKQNLEKLVSQVLLDTGLPVNCLELEITENMLMDDVEGSVETLHRLKALGVQLAIDDFGTGYSSLSYLKRFPIDRLKVDRSFITHVTTDPGDASVTQAIIAVAHNLGLSVTAEGVEEKSQLEFLRELHCEEIQGYLFSRPLKADDLAQLLDSNNGYIRV, encoded by the coding sequence ATGTCTGTAGTGAGTGACGTAGTCCCTGTAACTTGCCGGGTGTTAGTCGTTGATGACGACCTGACCGCTCGTTTATTAGCTACTCAGTCTTTGCAACAGGAAGGCTTTGAAGTTCTGTTGGCTGATAATGGCGTATCAGCATTGAGAATATTCCAGGAGGCTCAGCCTGATATCGTGCTGATGGACGTTGAAATGCCTGAGTTAAATGGCTTTGATGTCTGTCGTCAGTTACGTAGTTTGCCCTGTGGCAAGCTTGTACCTATCCTGATGGCGACAGGACAGGATGATGTTGATTCTGTGCGCGAAGCTTATGCGGCTGGGGCGACAGATTTCGTTACTAAGCCGTTTAATTGGAAAATTCTCGGTCACCGTCTTAGCTACATGATTCGGGCCAGCAATATGACGGAACAGTTGCGCCAGTTGCAAGTGAGTGAGGCACGCCTGGGTAATGCTCAACGGATTGCCCGATTGGGAAACTGGGAGTGGCATGTCAGTAGCGGTGAAGTGTATTGGTCCGATCAGTTCTATCATCTGTTAGGTGTGCAACGGGGTCGGGCGACACCAGGTTTCAGATCATTCTTACGGTGTGTACCGGCTAATGAACGCTGCCAAATCAGGCACTGGTTAAAAGAGCAACTTAACTGCCATTATTCAGGCTTTATGGCCGGTATTAATCATAGTATCAGCATTCCCGGGCGTGACCTGATGAATATGCAACATCAAATAGAAGTGTTCTGTGATGATAAGGGAAAGCCAACTCTGATTGCTGGAACCATGCTAGATGTGTCAGAGCTTAAACAGGCCCAGGATCAAATTCTGAAACTGGCCCGTTTTGATAGTTTGACCGGACTGGCGAATAGAAGTGTTTTCAGTGAACGAGTTAAGCTAGCAATTGACATGGCTGACCGAAAGGGGTTTCTGGGCGCCGTGCTTTTTCTGGATTTGGACAACTTTAAGCGTATTAACGATACATTTGGCCATGGCATGGGGGATCTTTTACTACAGGAGGTCGCTCGCAGGATATCTCAGAGTGTCAGTAGCAATGATAAGAACTGCCCATTAGTTGCTCGTTTTGGTGGTGATGAGTTTACCGTTTTATTACCTGAAATAGACCAGATCAGCGATGCAGAGGTCGTTGCTCGTCGTATTTTGGAATCTATAGGCTTGGTTATTGATTTGGCGGGTCATGAGGTTGTAGTAACGCCGAGTATTGGTATCGCTATTTTTCCTCATCATGGTGAAGATGTAGATAGCCTGATGAAAAATGTTGATGCGGCGATGTATTTTGTTAAGCATGCCGGTAAAAATGGTTATGAGTTGTTTGTAAAGTCGATGAATGTTGTGGCTAAGCGACGCTTAGAGCTAGAAAGTCATTTGCGGCATGCCATTGAGTTGAACGAGTTATCGTTAAACTACCAGCCTCAGGTAGAAGTAACGAGCGGAAGAATTATCGGAGTTGAGGCGCTGTTGCGGTGGAATAGTCAGGAGTTAGGGTTTGTTTCACCGGTCGAATTTATTCCGGTAGCAGAAGAGACTGGCCTTATTTCGCCGATTGGGGAATGGGTGTTACGTGAGGCATGTCAACAGGCCCGGGTATGGCAAGAACAGGGGCTTCCCCGGATCAGGGTTGCGGTAAATCTCTCAGTACGACAGTTTGCTAAGCAAAATCTGGAAAAACTGGTGAGTCAGGTTCTGCTGGATACGGGCTTACCTGTAAACTGTCTGGAGTTGGAGATTACAGAAAATATGCTGATGGATGATGTTGAAGGGTCAGTTGAAACCTTGCATCGACTTAAAGCTTTAGGAGTGCAATTAGCGATAGATGACTTCGGTACCGGGTATTCGAGTCTTAGCTATCTGAAACGCTTTCCAATTGACCGACTCAAAGTAGATCGTTCCTTTATTACCCATGTTACTACCGATCCAGGCGATGCATCGGTAACACAGGCGATTATAGCTGTTGCTCATAACCTCGGTTTGAGTGTGACCGCAGAAGGTGTAGAAGAAAAATCCCAGCTGGAGTTTCTTAGGGAATTACATTGTGAAGAGATCCAGGGCTACCTTTTTAGCAGGCCACTCAAAGCCGATGATCTTGCCCAGCTATTAGATAGCAATAACGGCTATATAAGGGTCTGA
- a CDS encoding ATP-binding protein, whose product MLSSFKFKIIALVVAVLLGTAAGVMYFTQRDVGQAMLFAEQKSALNVLQLADLNIRAGYDQLVSEKVDILHKIKADMRQLTRLGQSVLDSYAQVAKPDQLSEEAAKEAILKWIGSVDFDNGDLILFDSDGVIVGATDSGLTLTSIAGLRDLKGRQLHQSMRFDRLDPKGDSGIFYWHKPGHPKGDKYMGYFIPAANWDWTLAIVVNFSGVEQQSQQKMSVIVDALRTTFNKLQVAKTGYAILFNGHQDVLIEPPLQRLQGGITTDDLDWSQAGVLEQIIEAHQRGENSIRHHSPFTGGRQVQVYFSYFKAFDWYSAVVVPVAEISAPGRTVVAQQSLIIGLIFMVSIGAAFILVFRMARPLNILASYAKSLPDQDFIRPADQSQKVVSLAQKNRDEIGRLAESFLFMEMAIRSTIQQVHKEKESAIKASQAKSEFLATMSHEIRTPMNGVLGMTDLVLETSLTEEQRRFMEMIRYSGEGLLDIINDVLDFSKIEAGKLKLDCQPLNLAELIQTQVAILDPQAHKKNLSLICHLPPELDVVVLGDAMRLRQILTNLIGNAIKFTLQGVVEVTAVVFERSEQNISFQLRVADTGVGIAPEHQCVIFESFSQADSSTTRNFGGTGLGLAISRQLIEMMGGTIDFSSEPDKGTTFWFGLSMAKTDETPRQELPELRQLAELDTVSGRVLLVEDHPVNQEYALQALSGLGVTVDTAINGVEALKMLQQADYQLVLMDCQMPEMDGYQATKELRRLELEKQLPHLPVIALTANAMADDRARCLRAGMDDYLAKPFNKRQISLILKRWLGGGGEGCAEPDALYLAEQTSSSTGEYAEQMGEVDSEVISQLIEMDTSSVFLQKIIAAYLEKSPDDLARLSKAVEAGDSEMLRVAAHSFKSSSYNLGAMKLAELCKALEQVGRDKTLEKSEELLAQIEAAYLKVSQTLLTISEKEGEYVCSE is encoded by the coding sequence ATGTTGTCCAGTTTTAAATTTAAAATTATAGCGCTTGTTGTCGCGGTGTTACTCGGTACCGCAGCTGGCGTTATGTATTTTACCCAACGGGATGTGGGTCAGGCGATGTTGTTCGCTGAACAGAAATCAGCTTTGAATGTACTCCAGCTTGCTGACCTGAATATCCGTGCTGGATATGATCAGCTCGTTTCCGAAAAAGTGGACATTCTCCATAAAATAAAAGCAGATATGCGCCAACTTACCCGCCTGGGGCAGTCGGTTTTAGATAGTTATGCTCAAGTAGCAAAGCCTGATCAATTGAGTGAAGAGGCAGCGAAAGAAGCGATTCTTAAGTGGATTGGAAGTGTCGATTTTGATAACGGTGACTTGATTCTGTTTGATTCAGATGGCGTCATTGTTGGTGCAACAGATAGTGGACTTACACTTACTTCCATTGCTGGCTTACGAGACCTGAAAGGAAGACAGCTACATCAGTCGATGCGCTTTGACCGCCTTGATCCTAAAGGTGATAGCGGTATTTTTTACTGGCATAAGCCAGGCCATCCTAAAGGTGATAAGTATATGGGGTATTTTATCCCTGCCGCCAATTGGGATTGGACGCTGGCTATTGTGGTTAACTTTTCTGGTGTTGAGCAGCAAAGTCAGCAAAAGATGAGCGTGATAGTAGATGCGCTACGTACCACGTTTAATAAGCTTCAGGTCGCTAAGACGGGTTACGCTATTTTGTTTAATGGTCATCAGGATGTGCTGATAGAGCCGCCTTTGCAACGCTTGCAGGGGGGGATTACTACGGATGATCTTGACTGGAGCCAGGCAGGCGTCCTCGAACAGATTATTGAGGCTCACCAAAGAGGTGAGAACTCTATTCGTCACCATAGCCCCTTTACCGGCGGTCGACAGGTACAGGTCTACTTTAGCTACTTTAAGGCATTCGATTGGTATTCCGCTGTTGTGGTTCCTGTTGCAGAAATCTCTGCACCAGGGCGTACCGTTGTTGCCCAGCAAAGTCTGATTATCGGGTTGATATTTATGGTTAGCATCGGGGCGGCCTTCATCCTGGTGTTTCGGATGGCGCGACCCTTAAATATCCTTGCATCTTATGCCAAATCGTTACCTGATCAGGACTTCATCAGGCCTGCGGATCAGAGTCAGAAAGTGGTGAGTCTTGCTCAGAAAAACAGGGATGAAATAGGCCGTTTGGCTGAGTCATTTTTATTTATGGAGATGGCTATTAGAAGCACTATTCAACAAGTGCATAAAGAGAAAGAGAGTGCGATTAAAGCCAGTCAGGCGAAAAGTGAATTTCTGGCCACGATGAGTCATGAAATTCGTACGCCGATGAACGGGGTTCTTGGCATGACTGATTTAGTGCTAGAGACCAGTCTAACTGAAGAGCAGCGTCGCTTCATGGAGATGATTCGATACTCTGGAGAGGGACTGTTGGACATTATTAATGATGTTCTGGACTTTTCAAAAATTGAAGCAGGAAAGTTGAAATTAGATTGCCAACCGTTGAATCTTGCTGAGCTGATTCAGACACAGGTAGCCATTCTGGACCCTCAGGCACATAAGAAAAATCTATCACTTATTTGCCATCTACCACCCGAACTTGATGTCGTGGTATTGGGCGACGCGATGCGATTGCGACAGATATTAACGAACCTGATCGGTAATGCGATCAAGTTTACCCTGCAAGGAGTGGTTGAAGTAACGGCTGTTGTGTTTGAAAGAAGCGAGCAGAATATTTCATTCCAACTTAGGGTCGCGGATACTGGTGTGGGTATCGCGCCGGAACATCAATGCGTCATCTTTGAATCGTTTTCTCAGGCAGATAGTTCAACTACCCGGAATTTTGGTGGCACAGGTCTTGGCTTAGCGATCTCCCGGCAGCTAATCGAGATGATGGGCGGAACGATCGACTTTTCCAGTGAACCAGACAAAGGGACAACTTTCTGGTTTGGCCTGAGTATGGCAAAAACAGATGAGACTCCCAGACAGGAGTTGCCGGAACTTCGTCAGCTGGCCGAGCTGGATACTGTTTCCGGACGTGTTTTGCTGGTGGAAGATCACCCGGTGAATCAGGAATATGCATTGCAGGCGCTCAGTGGTTTGGGCGTTACGGTTGATACTGCTATTAATGGAGTAGAGGCATTAAAGATGCTGCAGCAGGCCGATTATCAGTTGGTGCTGATGGATTGCCAGATGCCCGAAATGGATGGTTATCAGGCGACGAAGGAGCTCCGGCGTTTGGAATTAGAAAAACAGTTACCCCACCTTCCCGTGATCGCCTTAACGGCTAATGCGATGGCTGATGATAGGGCGAGATGCTTGCGGGCGGGTATGGATGATTATCTGGCAAAGCCGTTTAATAAGCGGCAGATCAGCCTGATTCTGAAACGATGGCTGGGCGGAGGTGGTGAAGGCTGTGCTGAACCAGATGCACTATACCTTGCTGAGCAAACATCATCTTCTACTGGTGAGTATGCGGAGCAGATGGGTGAAGTTGATTCAGAGGTCATCTCGCAACTGATAGAGATGGATACCAGTAGTGTGTTCTTACAGAAAATTATTGCAGCATACCTGGAAAAGTCACCTGATGATCTGGCCAGGCTTAGTAAAGCGGTAGAAGCAGGGGATTCCGAGATGCTTCGTGTAGCGGCTCATAGCTTTAAATCCAGTAGCTACAATCTTGGGGCAATGAAGCTGGCTGAATTATGTAAAGCGCTGGAACAGGTTGGCAGGGATAAAACTCTGGAAAAGTCTGAAGAACTGCTGGCTCAGATTGAAGCTGCCTATCTTAAGGTAAGCCAGACATTACTTACAATAAGTGAAAAAGAAGGTGAGTATGTCTGTAGTGAGTGA
- a CDS encoding ABC transporter substrate-binding protein has translation MAQQGKQQLRLWLTGIVLLMSCFYSPLRAAEVDSQPCLNQGEKWRLAYYQGGDYRDYYQYLRVTAEGLMEQGWLSPKTIPSQLLSARELWDWLRVNVESDYIEFLSDGFYSADWDREYRAELREQVVGRLQKAGEINLILAMGTWAGIDIAVDKHSVPTMVISVNDPRSAGLVQDDESYRHIYVPEDPQRYERQVTLFHDLIRFETLGVAFEDSFEGRSYASIETIERLAEERNFQVISCHTQSDIADQIQAEQSVIDCFNELAEQVDAIYVTVQGGINNHTTPVLVDIANQHSIPTFSQYGHDEVKLGYLMSLSQVEGFRDEGRLLSHTAGKILNGGEPASLMNVSAEADRITLNLKTAEQIGLYLDAEMLAAADQLYWQIEQP, from the coding sequence ATGGCACAACAGGGAAAGCAGCAGCTGAGGCTATGGCTGACAGGGATAGTGTTATTAATGTCCTGTTTTTATTCACCTCTTCGAGCCGCGGAAGTTGATAGTCAACCCTGCCTGAATCAGGGAGAGAAATGGCGTCTGGCTTATTATCAGGGTGGCGACTATCGTGATTATTATCAGTATCTTAGAGTAACTGCTGAGGGATTGATGGAACAAGGTTGGCTCAGCCCAAAAACGATTCCTAGCCAGCTTTTGTCCGCTCGTGAATTGTGGGATTGGTTGAGAGTTAATGTTGAAAGTGACTATATCGAGTTCTTGTCCGATGGTTTTTACAGTGCGGACTGGGATAGAGAGTATCGAGCAGAACTACGCGAACAGGTAGTCGGTCGATTGCAAAAGGCTGGCGAAATAAATCTTATCTTAGCGATGGGTACCTGGGCGGGTATTGATATAGCCGTTGACAAACATTCGGTGCCGACGATGGTGATCTCTGTAAATGACCCTCGAAGTGCTGGGTTGGTTCAGGACGATGAGTCATATCGGCATATCTATGTTCCTGAAGACCCTCAGCGATATGAGCGGCAGGTGACCCTGTTTCATGATCTGATTCGTTTTGAGACCCTCGGGGTTGCTTTTGAAGACAGCTTTGAAGGCCGAAGTTATGCCTCAATTGAGACAATTGAACGACTGGCTGAAGAACGAAATTTTCAGGTAATTAGTTGCCATACACAGAGTGATATAGCAGATCAGATTCAGGCGGAACAATCTGTTATCGATTGCTTTAATGAGCTGGCAGAACAAGTGGATGCAATTTATGTGACGGTGCAGGGGGGGATTAACAATCATACTACTCCTGTACTGGTCGATATCGCCAATCAGCACAGTATTCCAACCTTTTCTCAATATGGCCATGATGAGGTTAAGTTGGGTTACCTTATGAGCCTGTCCCAGGTGGAAGGGTTTAGGGATGAAGGACGATTACTTTCCCATACGGCCGGGAAAATATTAAACGGCGGAGAGCCTGCATCCTTGATGAATGTTTCCGCCGAAGCTGACAGGATTACGCTAAATCTTAAAACGGCGGAGCAGATCGGACTGTATCTTGATGCAGAAATGTTGGCGGCTGCAGATCAACTTTATTGGCAGATAGAACAACCCTGA
- a CDS encoding ABC transporter substrate-binding protein, whose protein sequence is MPFIRSMCVIILCCLTVPAALGEAYVDKGVFSTKPVMNGDQRWRIGYFEGGEYIDYQKILIETVKGLMQTGWIDKAEIPDQEGEQTALLWQWLQDEVKSEFVEFVDGAHYSAQWHEAQRDRMAEGIIARLNNENDIDLMIAMGTWAGKALSSDRHDTPTMVLSASDPLAAGIIKSVEDSGFEHIHATLDPNRYERQVRVFHDIVNFKTLGVAYEDSDNGRSYAALDVIENLSQERGFKVARCFTLSDITDTGKAEESVIKCFKKLAPKVDAIYVTVQGGVTGKSIGQLVDIANKHRVPTFSQSGSEEVSKGLLLSLSQAGFRYVGEFHASTFAKVFNGALPNQLTQLFEEPPRMAVNLKTAEVVGFNPPLLLLGAADEVYRDIPEE, encoded by the coding sequence ATGCCGTTCATAAGAAGTATGTGTGTGATCATTCTGTGCTGCCTTACGGTGCCTGCTGCATTGGGTGAAGCGTATGTTGATAAAGGCGTTTTTTCTACAAAGCCGGTTATGAATGGTGACCAGCGATGGCGGATTGGGTACTTTGAAGGTGGCGAATATATTGATTATCAAAAAATTCTTATCGAAACGGTTAAAGGTCTGATGCAGACAGGCTGGATCGATAAGGCTGAAATTCCAGATCAAGAGGGCGAACAAACGGCTTTGTTGTGGCAGTGGCTTCAGGATGAAGTTAAGAGTGAGTTTGTTGAGTTTGTTGACGGCGCTCATTATAGCGCGCAATGGCATGAGGCTCAGAGGGACCGGATGGCCGAAGGTATTATTGCCCGGTTGAATAATGAGAATGATATTGATTTGATGATTGCTATGGGGACTTGGGCGGGCAAAGCGCTCTCCAGTGACCGCCATGACACCCCTACAATGGTACTTTCAGCTAGTGATCCGTTGGCAGCAGGCATTATTAAAAGTGTTGAGGATTCTGGTTTTGAGCATATTCACGCCACGCTAGATCCTAATCGCTATGAGCGCCAGGTGCGGGTATTTCACGATATTGTTAATTTTAAGACCCTGGGTGTTGCTTACGAAGATTCCGATAATGGGCGCAGTTACGCTGCGCTTGATGTGATTGAAAACCTCAGTCAGGAGCGAGGCTTTAAAGTTGCTCGCTGCTTCACTCTGAGTGATATCACTGATACAGGTAAGGCTGAAGAGAGTGTTATTAAATGCTTTAAAAAGCTGGCGCCGAAGGTTGATGCGATCTATGTCACTGTCCAGGGGGGGGTTACCGGTAAGAGTATTGGGCAATTAGTCGATATTGCTAATAAGCATCGGGTCCCTACATTTTCTCAATCAGGTTCAGAAGAAGTGAGTAAAGGTTTGTTACTCAGTCTGTCTCAGGCAGGATTTCGCTATGTAGGGGAATTTCACGCATCGACTTTTGCCAAAGTATTTAACGGGGCTTTGCCTAATCAGTTAACACAACTATTTGAAGAGCCCCCCCGCATGGCTGTAAACCTGAAAACAGCCGAGGTGGTTGGTTTTAATCCGCCATTACTGTTACTAGGTGCGGCGGATGAGGTTTATCGAGATATTCCAGAAGAATAA